The nucleotide window GGAACCTCGACCCGGTGGAAAAGAAGCCGCTCTACCACTTCCAGCCGGGCACCCGGACCTTTTCCTTCGCCACCATGGGATGCAACCTGACCTGCTCCTTCTGCCAGAACTGGTCGCTGTCCCAGCCGCCGCGCGAGGAAGGCACCATCCTCGGTCGGGACGCCACCCCCGAGGAGCTGGTCGACGAGGCGGTCCGCCTCAAGGCCGCGTCCATCTCCTATACCTATTCCGAACCGACCATCTTCTTCGAGCTGATGCAGGACACGGCCCGGCTGGCCCGCGAGAAGGGGCTGAAAAACATCATGGTCTCCAACGGGTACATGAGCCGCGAATGCCTTGAGGAACTCGCCCCGCTCATCGACGCCATCAACGTGGACCTCAAGTGCTTCACCGACGAATTCTACCGGGACATCTCCGGGGCACGCCTCCAGCCCGTGCTCGACAACCTGCAACGCATCAAGCACGAGCTCAAGTGGTGGCTGGAAGTGACCACCCTGCTCATTCCCGGCCACAACGACTCGGACGGGGAACTGGACCGGCTCACGGACTTCCTGGCGGACAAGATCGGCACGGACACGCCGTGGCACATCTCCCGCTTCCACCCGGACTACCGGCTGACCGATGCGGGCCCGACCGACGGGGATTCCCTGCAGCGCGCCTACGCCATGGGCAAGGCCAAGGGGCTCAAATTCGTCTACATCGGCAACATGCCCGGCCTGAACCGACAGAACACCGCCTGCCCCTCCTGCGACGCCGAACTGATCAACCGGACCGGCTTCACCCTGCACGCCTCGGGCATCATAAACGGCCGATGCGCCCACTGCGGCGAACCCATCCCCGGAGTGGACCTCGGCTGACCCGGCTTGCCAACGACTCCCATTTCCAGTAGGTATTCACACCCCGCTTCTTGCGCAGCCGCGCAAGCAGCGGGTCAGTCGGAGTGTGGCGCAGACCGGTAGCGCGCCTGCTTTGGGAGCAGGATGTCGGGGGTTCAAATCCCTCCACTCCGACCATGACAGCCGGAAAGGCTTCGAACAACGGTTCGGAGCCTTTTTTCGTTGAAGACGTCCTGCGCCCCTCTCACGGCAATACTGTTTCGATGCATGCCGTGCCTTCCACTTGATCGCCAATAGTGATATTCACATGTTCAAGTATCAAAAAAATCTGATGACGCCCCTGCCTCCCGAACCGTCAAGGACCGAGCGTCGCCGGATTCACGGCAGCAAGTCGAATCATTTCAAATGGAGGTTTTTATCATGAGCAGACCTGAAAAACCCTGGAACCCTTATCTTGCAGGAGCCCTGAGTGGGGTGCTGGCTGTGGCCTCGGTGCTTGTTGCGGGCAGCTACCTTGGGGCCTCCACCACGTTTGTCACCTCGGCGGGCATGGCGGAAAAAGCGCTTTCCCCCTCCCTGGTGGACACGGCGTATTATCTCAAATACGACCTGGCCGTTGACTGGCAGTTCATGTTCGTGGTCGGCATCGTCATCGGGGCCTTCATAGCTTCGCGCACGGACGGCTCCTTCCGCGTGCAGATGGTGCCGGACATGTGGTCCGGGCGATTCGGCAACGCCCCCATGGTGCGCGGCATCGCGGCCTTTGTCGGCGGCGTCGTGGCCATATACGGCGCGCGGCTGGCGGGCGGCTGCCCAAGCGGGCACGGGTTGTCCGGGTTGGCCCAGATGTCCATGAGCGGGTTCATCGCCGCCGGGTGCTTTTTCATCGGCGGCATCGTCATGGCCCGGCTGGTATACGGGAGGGCGGCGCAATGACACTCGTATACGGACTGATCACCGGCGTCATCTTCGGCTTCCTGCTCCAGAAGGGGCGGGTACTTCGCTACGACAAGCAGCTGGGCGCCCTGCGCCTCATTGACATGACCATCGTCAAGTTCATGCTGTCCAACATCATCGTGGCCATGGTCGGCCTCTACCTGCTGCGCGACCTCGGGCTGGTCAAGCTCTCGCTCAAGGCCACGACCCTGGGACCCAACATCGTCGGCGGGCTCCTGTTCGGCCTGGGCTGGGGCGTGGTCGGCTACTGCCCCGGCACCTCGGCCGGAGCATTGGGCGAGGGCCGCTTCGACGCCCTCTGGGCCATCCTCGGCATGCTGGTGGGCGCGTCCATCTTCGCCCATACCTTTCCCATGCTCAAGTCCACGGTCTACACCTGGGGCGAGCTGGGCAAGATCACCCTGCCCGACGTGCTGGGCATGAACCACTGGGTCGTCATCGGCGCGCTGGTCGTGATCTACGCCCTGGTCCTGCGGCTCATAGAGCGAAAGGGGCTCTAGACAGGGGCCCAGCCCCACTCACTCGAACACGAAGCGGGGCCCGGCAGCGGGCCTCGCTTTTTTTTGCGTCCGTATGCCCGAAAGCCTGAGGCCCGCGTCCACTTTTTCCGGATTTTTGCGCTTCTTTATTTTATAAACAAAATATTAAACGCAATTTCAGTCAATTGCGTAAAAGGTACAGAAAATGCATTATACCAAATGAAACATAATTCATAACCACTAAGGTTCGTTTTTAACGGAGGATATCGGGGTGAAATCATTCAAAACCATTTTTATGGGCGCAATCATCGCGGGGATGCTGCTTGTCGCCGCAAACAGCGCCATGGCGGCCTACACCGGGTTGTATGAAAACGAAAACGACAGTTCGTTATTCGTTAATCTCGGTACCGGATACTTCGACGTCAACGGCATCGATCATTACGATGTCACCTACGTCAATCCTGAGCAAACTCTCTGGTATGCGGAAAAAAACAGTGGTGGTTACATCTACGGCGCAAGCCAGGGCAGCCGGTTTGCCTTCATCCAATCGGGCACACTGCTGGACCCCAGCCTTTTCGACGGGCTTGCGGCCAAGATCGACGGCTTTGTTACGGCTGTTGAAACGAATTCCATCATCAACAGCACTTCGCCGCTTATAACCAACGAGGTAAAGTTTGCCGTTCTCGTAGGCCTGGCCGGTTCGTATTTCGGCGACCTCTCCGTACCCATCCTTACCAGCGATTGGTTCGGATTCGGTGAATTCGCCGCCGACGGCAGCAGCTTTGACGTCACCGTGGGTGATCTTTCCCTGGAAGGACTGCAAGCCATGCTCTGCGACGACTGCACCGAGACCTACAGGGCCACGCCCATTCCGGGCGCAGTCTGGCTCCTCGGCTCCGGCCTGGTCGGCCTGGTCGGCCTGAGGCGGCGCATGCGCGGCTGAGCACCAACCACACACGCTACAAGAAAGGCCCCGGGAGACATCCCGGGGCCTTTTCATTCATGGGAGCATTCCGGCACAATCCCGCATCTTCCCCCAAAAAACCCTTTGCATGAATGTAAATAGTTAGTATTATCATTTACATAGATTTTATCTATGCCTGTGTATTCATATTTTCAATCAATGGAGACTGCCATGCCCACTGAGCAAAATCCCGCATGCGAGCGCCCGGCCCCCAAGGTCGCAAAAGTTCCGCAGCCCGAAGCGGAAGCCCAGTCCCAAACCCCGGAAAAACAAGGAGGCCCCATGATTCGCGTTGGCCAAAAAGCCCCCGATTTCACTGCCGCCGCATACGTGAACGGCGGTTTCGGCTCCGTGACCCTGTCCGAATACCTCGGAAAGTGGGTCGTGCTCTGCTTCTACCCCGGCGACTTCACCTTTGTCTGAGCAACCGAAATCTCTGCGGTCGCAGAGAAGCACGACGAATTCGAGAAGCTCGGCGTCCAGGTCCTGTCCATGTCCACGGACTCCATGTTCGTGCACAAGATGTGGGAGGAACATGAACTTTCCAAGATGGTCACGGCAGGGAAGATTCCCTTCCCCATGCTGTCCGATGGCGGCGGCGCCGTGGGCTCGGTCTACGGAATCTATGACGACGCCTCGGGCGTGGACGTGCGCGGCCGGTTCATCATCGATCCCGACGGAGTGGTCCAGGCCTTCGAGGTCCTGACCCCGCCGGTCGGTCGCAACGTGTCCGAGAGCCTGCGCCAGATCCAGGCCTTCCAGCTGGTGCGCGAGTCCAAGGGCGCACAGGCCACACCGTCCGGATGGAAACCCGGCAAGGCCGTGCTCAACCCCGGCCCCGGCCTGGTGGGCAGGGTATGGGAGGAATGGAAGGTCCAGCAGGCCTTCGACTAGAATTGACCGTGACGGCAACCAGGGCCCTCTGCTATGTTCGGAGGGCCTTTTTTCATGGAACCAACAACCAACGGAGCAACCATGTACTGCCTGTATGCCTTCAACGGCGAAATGATGTGTTTCGTCCACGTACTCCTGAATGCGCTGGACATGCATGACAAGGGGACCGGGTGCGTCATCGTCTTCGAGGGCGCGTCGGTCAAACTGATCCCGGAACTGGAGAGCGGCAAATCCCCCTTCTCGCCCCTGTATTTCAAGGCCAGGGAAGCCGGGCTCATCGACGGCGCGTGCAAGGCCTGCTCGGCCAAGATGGGCGTGCTCGAAGCGGTCGAGGCATCCGGGCTGGACCTGCTCGACGACATGTCCGGCCACCCGTCCATGTCCTCGTACATGGTCCGGGGATACAGCATCATCACCTTCTAGACCGGCCGATCCGACCCAAAAACCCCCGGAGCCTCATCGGTTCCGGGGGTTTTATACGGTCCGGCCCCCGCCCCGGCACCGAACCGGATTCAGAAAACAAATATTATTCGTAGTTCCTTGTTTATATCAGACGATTGGTCGGCGTTTTCCGCTTTCCGCAAGTGGACAACCGCTGACAAATCCATTAAAGGAACTTCGTTATTCGGACGCGTTCCGAAGGCGGACAGAGCGATGGGGTGCCGACAACGGTCACCCCGTTTGCATTTCCGCAACCGGGGAAATCAACCACTTTCCTTTCCCCGCATGGCTTTTCCCGCCTGCCAGTGGCGGGACAGACTCTCAAAACACACAGGTGATTCAATATGGCTCAACGTGAACAATGGGGCTCCCGCGCAGGCTTTG belongs to Pseudodesulfovibrio portus and includes:
- the amrS gene encoding AmmeMemoRadiSam system radical SAM enzyme; the protein is MTEARLWKPLKDGLVQCRLCNHYCLIKPGSRGECGVRENRSGTLYALNYGKIAARNLDPVEKKPLYHFQPGTRTFSFATMGCNLTCSFCQNWSLSQPPREEGTILGRDATPEELVDEAVRLKAASISYTYSEPTIFFELMQDTARLAREKGLKNIMVSNGYMSRECLEELAPLIDAINVDLKCFTDEFYRDISGARLQPVLDNLQRIKHELKWWLEVTTLLIPGHNDSDGELDRLTDFLADKIGTDTPWHISRFHPDYRLTDAGPTDGDSLQRAYAMGKAKGLKFVYIGNMPGLNRQNTACPSCDAELINRTGFTLHASGIINGRCAHCGEPIPGVDLG
- a CDS encoding YeeE/YedE family protein gives rise to the protein MSRPEKPWNPYLAGALSGVLAVASVLVAGSYLGASTTFVTSAGMAEKALSPSLVDTAYYLKYDLAVDWQFMFVVGIVIGAFIASRTDGSFRVQMVPDMWSGRFGNAPMVRGIAAFVGGVVAIYGARLAGGCPSGHGLSGLAQMSMSGFIAAGCFFIGGIVMARLVYGRAAQ
- a CDS encoding YeeE/YedE family protein; translation: MTLVYGLITGVIFGFLLQKGRVLRYDKQLGALRLIDMTIVKFMLSNIIVAMVGLYLLRDLGLVKLSLKATTLGPNIVGGLLFGLGWGVVGYCPGTSAGALGEGRFDALWAILGMLVGASIFAHTFPMLKSTVYTWGELGKITLPDVLGMNHWVVIGALVVIYALVLRLIERKGL
- a CDS encoding VPLPA-CTERM sorting domain-containing protein, producing the protein MKSFKTIFMGAIIAGMLLVAANSAMAAYTGLYENENDSSLFVNLGTGYFDVNGIDHYDVTYVNPEQTLWYAEKNSGGYIYGASQGSRFAFIQSGTLLDPSLFDGLAAKIDGFVTAVETNSIINSTSPLITNEVKFAVLVGLAGSYFGDLSVPILTSDWFGFGEFAADGSSFDVTVGDLSLEGLQAMLCDDCTETYRATPIPGAVWLLGSGLVGLVGLRRRMRG
- the prxU gene encoding thioredoxin-dependent peroxiredoxin (Most members of this family contain a selenocysteine.), which codes for MPTEQNPACERPAPKVAKVPQPEAEAQSQTPEKQGGPMIRVGQKAPDFTAAAYVNGGFGSVTLSEYLGKWVVLCFYPGDFTFVUATEISAVAEKHDEFEKLGVQVLSMSTDSMFVHKMWEEHELSKMVTAGKIPFPMLSDGGGAVGSVYGIYDDASGVDVRGRFIIDPDGVVQAFEVLTPPVGRNVSESLRQIQAFQLVRESKGAQATPSGWKPGKAVLNPGPGLVGRVWEEWKVQQAFD
- a CDS encoding cytoplasmic protein produces the protein MEPTTNGATMYCLYAFNGEMMCFVHVLLNALDMHDKGTGCVIVFEGASVKLIPELESGKSPFSPLYFKAREAGLIDGACKACSAKMGVLEAVEASGLDLLDDMSGHPSMSSYMVRGYSIITF